In Streptomyces sp. NBC_01231, the sequence CCCCCCGTTCGGGCCCCCCTTGGCTCGGTTCACTTTGACGTGCAGCGTGTCAAACCGTGCCAAGGGGCGGCAGACGATACAGCTTCCGTGTCAGCGCACGGACGCGTTGTTCATCTTCCGGGTGGAGATGATCTGGTCGATCAGGCCGTACGCCAGGGCGTCGTCAGCCGTGAGGATCTTGTCGCGCTCGATGTCCTCGCGGATCTTGTCGATCGGCGTGGTGGAGTGCTTGGCCAGCAGGTCTTCCAGCTGGGCACGCATCCGCAGGATCTCGTTCGCGGCGATTTCGAGGTCGGAGACCTGGCCCCGGCCCGTCTCGCTGTACGGCTGGTGGATCAGCACCCGGGCGTTCGGCAGCGCCATGCGCTTACCGGGCGTACCGGCGGCCAGCAGGATGGCGGCGGCCGAGGCGGCCTGGCCCATGCAGACCGTCTGGATGTCCGGCTTCACGAACTGCATCGTGTCGTAAATCGCAGTGAGCGCGGTGAAGGAACCGCCGGGGCTGTTGATGTAGACCGAGATGTCCCGGTCGGGGTCCATCGACTCCAGGCACAGCAGCTGCGCCATGACGTCGTTGGCGGAGGCGTCGTCGATCTGGACGCCGAGGAAGATCACCCGCTCCTCGAAGAGCTTCGCGTACGGGTCGTACTCGCGGACGCCCTGCGAGGTGCGCTCGACGAAACGGGGGATCACATAGCGGGACTCGGCAACAGGGCCCGCGTACTCGGCGCGCGAGCGGTCGTACAGGCCGCTGCCGGGGAAGTCGTTCACTGTCTGTCTCCTAGGGGCTGAGGCGGTCGGCTGGGGGCTTGCTGGGGCCGTTCTGGCCCCGTGGGGCGGTCAGGCCCCGGTGCCGCCGCCGCCCGGGATGCCGGCAGCCGTGCTGATGACGTCGTCGATGAGGCCGTACGCCTTGGCCTCCTCGGGGTCGAACCAGCGGTCGCGGTCCGAGTCACGGGTGACCTGCTCGACGGTCTGGCCCGTGTGCTGGGACGTGAGCTCGGCCATGCGCTTCTTGGTGTGCAGCAGCCGCTCGGCGTGGATCTTGATGTCCGACGCGGAGCCCGCGAGACCGGCGGAGGGCTGGTGGATCAGGATCTCGGCATTCGGCAGCGCGAAGCGCTTGCCGGGGGTGCCCGCGCTGAGCAGGAACTGTCCCATGGAGGCGGCGAGGCCCATCGCGATGGTCATCACGTCGTTCTTGATGAACTGCATCGTGTCGTAGATCGCCATGCCGGCCGTGATCGAGCCGCCCGGGCTGTTGATGTAGAGGTTGATGTCCTTGTCGGGATCGGCCGCGGCAAGGAGCAGCAGCTGCGCGGTGATCTTGTTTGCGATGTCATCGTCGACCGGCTGGCCGAGGAAGATGATCCGCTCGTTGAGCAGCCGGTTGTAGACCTGGTCGCCGAGGCCACCACCGATGGAAGGCTCGCCGGCGGCTGAGGGCATCAGATTCGTCACGTATCCACCTGCTCGTCTTACGACGGCGCCGGGCCGTCTCACGTTTCCCTGCGGGGCTGGAGCCGTTCGGGGACTCCACTGCCCTCGTATTCATGGACCCTAACGCGCGGGTCCCTTCGGAGAATCCCGCGAAGGGGGGTGTTCGCCGGGGGCGTAGCGGCGTGGAGCTTTCGGTTCGCGAGCGGCTGCGGGTTGTGCGGGCCGGTCGCGCGGTTCCCCGCGCCCCCCGGACGGGCCGTCCGGCCGTACGACAGGAGGGCCCCGGGGTCATGCGACCCGGGGCCCTCCCTACGACCTACAAGGCGCCGTGGGCTCAGCCCTCGGTCTTCTCCTCGGTCTTCTCGTCGGCCTTCTCCTCGGCCGGGGCGTCCTCGGTGGAGTCGGCGGTGGCCTCGGCGGCCTCCGTCTCCTCCTCCTCGTCGTCCAGGTCGATGATCTCGCCGTTGGTGTCCTTGACCGTGGCCTTCTCGACCACGGCGGCCAGGGCCTTGCCGCGGGCGACCTCGCCGACCAGCATCGGGACCTGGCCACCCTCGACGACCGCCTGGGCGAACTGGTCGGGGGACATGCCGGAGGAGGCCGCGCGCCGCATGAGGTGCTCGGTGAGCTCCTCCTGGTTGACGTTGAGCTTCTCCTGCTTGACGAGCTCGTCCAGGACGAACTGGGTCTTGATGCCCTTGACCGCGGCCTCGCGGGTCTCGGCCTCGAACTCCTCGGCGCTCTTGCCCTGGATCTCCAGGTACTTGTCGAGGTCGAGGCCCATCTGGCCGAGCTGGTGGTGCTCCAGGTTGTGCTTGCGGGTGTTGACCTCGTCCTCGAGCAGCTTCTCGGGGACGGGCACCTCGACGAGCTCCAGCAGCTTCTCCAGGACGCGCTCCTGGGCCTGCGTGGCCTGGTCGTACTGCTTGGTGTTCTCGAGGCGCTTGCGGCTGTCGGCCCTGACCTCTTCGAGGGTGTCGAACTCGGAGGCGAGCTGCGCGAACTCGTCGTCCAGCTCGGGCAGTTCACGCGCGGCGACCTGGGTGACCTTGACGGTGACCTCGGCCTCCTTGCCGGCCGCCGAGCCGCCCTTGAGCTCGGAGGTGAAGGTGGCCTCGCCACCCGCCTCCAGGCCCTTCACGGCGTCGTCGATGCCTTCCAGCAGCTCGCCGGAGCCGATGGTGTAGGACACGCCGCTCGCGACGCCGTCCTCCAGCACATCGCCGTCGACCTTGGCCTCCAGGTCGAGGGTGACGACGTCGCCGT encodes:
- a CDS encoding ATP-dependent Clp protease proteolytic subunit, which translates into the protein MYDRSRAEYAGPVAESRYVIPRFVERTSQGVREYDPYAKLFEERVIFLGVQIDDASANDVMAQLLCLESMDPDRDISVYINSPGGSFTALTAIYDTMQFVKPDIQTVCMGQAASAAAILLAAGTPGKRMALPNARVLIHQPYSETGRGQVSDLEIAANEILRMRAQLEDLLAKHSTTPIDKIREDIERDKILTADDALAYGLIDQIISTRKMNNASVR
- a CDS encoding ATP-dependent Clp protease proteolytic subunit — encoded protein: MPSAAGEPSIGGGLGDQVYNRLLNERIIFLGQPVDDDIANKITAQLLLLAAADPDKDINLYINSPGGSITAGMAIYDTMQFIKNDVMTIAMGLAASMGQFLLSAGTPGKRFALPNAEILIHQPSAGLAGSASDIKIHAERLLHTKKRMAELTSQHTGQTVEQVTRDSDRDRWFDPEEAKAYGLIDDVISTAAGIPGGGGTGA
- the tig gene encoding trigger factor codes for the protein MKSAVETLNPTRVRLTVEVPFEELKDSLDAAYKKINQQVTVKGFRKGKIPARVIDQRFGRGAVLEEAVNDALPKFYTEAVNEAELNVLGQPEVDITELKDGETLNFTAEVDVRPALEIPDYSGIEVEVDAVEVSDEDVDKAVTELRERFASTSPVERAAEDGDVVTLDLEAKVDGDVLEDGVASGVSYTIGSGELLEGIDDAVKGLEAGGEATFTSELKGGSAAGKEAEVTVKVTQVAARELPELDDEFAQLASEFDTLEEVRADSRKRLENTKQYDQATQAQERVLEKLLELVEVPVPEKLLEDEVNTRKHNLEHHQLGQMGLDLDKYLEIQGKSAEEFEAETREAAVKGIKTQFVLDELVKQEKLNVNQEELTEHLMRRAASSGMSPDQFAQAVVEGGQVPMLVGEVARGKALAAVVEKATVKDTNGEIIDLDDEEEETEAAEATADSTEDAPAEEKADEKTEEKTEG